A window from Citrobacter amalonaticus encodes these proteins:
- a CDS encoding siderophore-interacting protein has protein sequence MNKTSRYPQRVRNELRFRELTVLRVERIGTGFQRIVLGGDALEGFNSRGFDDHSKVFFPQPGSRFVPPTVTEEGIVWGEGVRPASRDYTPLYDEARHELALDFFIHDGGVASRWAMKAREGDTLTIGGPRGSLVVPEDYAYQLYVCDESGMPALRRRLEALNRLPVKPTVTALVSVADPAYQDYLAHLGDFSIEWLGHDEQALAARLAQIDVPTEDYFIWITGEGKVVKNLSQRFEQEPFDQQLVRVAAYWHNK, from the coding sequence ATGAATAAAACTTCACGTTACCCTCAGCGCGTGCGCAATGAACTGCGCTTTCGCGAACTTACCGTTTTGCGCGTAGAACGCATCGGGACGGGTTTTCAGCGTATTGTCCTCGGTGGCGATGCGCTGGAAGGCTTTAACTCGCGCGGCTTTGACGACCATAGCAAGGTGTTTTTCCCGCAACCCGGCAGCCGGTTTGTTCCGCCAACCGTAACGGAGGAAGGGATTGTCTGGGGCGAGGGCGTGCGTCCGGCTTCTCGCGATTACACACCGTTGTACGATGAAGCCCGTCATGAGCTGGCGCTGGATTTCTTTATTCACGACGGCGGTGTGGCGAGCCGTTGGGCTATGAAAGCGCGCGAAGGCGATACGCTAACCATCGGCGGACCACGTGGTTCGCTGGTAGTGCCGGAAGACTACGCTTACCAGCTCTATGTTTGTGATGAGTCCGGTATGCCAGCGTTGCGGCGTCGTCTTGAGGCGCTGAATCGCTTACCGGTAAAACCGACGGTGACCGCGCTGGTGAGCGTCGCCGATCCGGCATATCAGGATTACCTCGCGCATCTGGGCGATTTTTCCATTGAATGGCTGGGACACGATGAGCAGGCGCTTGCCGCACGACTGGCGCAGATTGACGTGCCGACAGAAGATTATTTCATCTGGATTACCGGGGAAGGGAAGGTGGTGAAAAATCTTAGCCAACGCTTTGAGCAGGAACCGTTTGATCAGCAGTTAGTCCGTGTGGCGGCGTACTGGCACAACAAGTAA
- a CDS encoding DUF1889 family protein — protein MVNFKDKSMPAVIDKALDFINGMNTSASSPEPMDESTAKGILKYLKELGCPASASDIVARGEREGWNPGFTQKLVKWAEKFEAGERVLIRDPEYFSLYMREQLQELVEVERA, from the coding sequence ATGGTAAATTTTAAGGATAAAAGTATGCCTGCAGTCATTGATAAAGCATTAGATTTCATCAACGGTATGAATACCTCGGCCTCATCTCCAGAACCTATGGATGAAAGCACGGCGAAAGGAATTTTGAAATATTTGAAAGAGCTGGGCTGCCCGGCAAGTGCGTCGGATATCGTTGCGCGTGGTGAGCGGGAGGGGTGGAACCCTGGATTTACGCAAAAACTGGTTAAGTGGGCTGAGAAGTTTGAAGCCGGTGAACGGGTTTTGATCAGAGACCCTGAATATTTTTCATTGTACATGCGTGAGCAGCTTCAGGAACTGGTCGAAGTTGAGCGCGCGTGA
- a CDS encoding winged helix-turn-helix domain-containing protein, which produces MKQKYLINDIVYFYPANQLLEPVSEDKKSVSLNVPASRCLKLLLEKKGEIVTKYDFSQDVWESRGQYTSINALYQNISLIRKALREVGISQDVIHTIPREGFSFLGTAILLEEEESIADSYISSDPVAKEISIPEVSVSYNMDVINHIYSVQDTYSQKIHNDTEKDSSSKQKMNAKLWTIVLNCIDSAYQHKWRAISFALLLALLLYVPYYYTLIQDNRNFFSNYRQIGVINNCTIMKSLNDKLRQKEDYLSIFTDKNIHCESEKRVYIAIDTRGTKVFMHICDKNTNNTASCYSTFFIER; this is translated from the coding sequence ATGAAACAAAAATACCTTATTAACGATATTGTTTATTTTTATCCTGCTAATCAATTACTAGAGCCCGTATCCGAGGATAAAAAAAGTGTATCTTTAAATGTCCCGGCGAGTAGATGTTTAAAACTTTTATTAGAAAAGAAAGGGGAAATTGTAACAAAATATGATTTTTCGCAGGACGTATGGGAAAGTAGAGGTCAATACACCAGCATAAATGCTCTCTATCAGAATATATCTTTAATACGTAAAGCATTACGTGAGGTTGGTATTTCACAGGATGTAATTCATACCATTCCTCGCGAAGGATTTAGCTTTTTAGGAACCGCTATTCTCCTGGAAGAGGAAGAAAGTATTGCAGATAGTTATATCAGTTCTGACCCTGTGGCCAAAGAGATCAGTATACCCGAGGTTTCTGTAAGTTATAACATGGATGTTATAAATCACATTTACTCTGTACAGGACACCTACTCGCAGAAAATTCATAACGACACCGAGAAGGATTCATCCTCAAAACAGAAAATGAATGCCAAACTATGGACAATTGTTCTCAATTGTATTGATAGTGCCTATCAACATAAATGGCGAGCAATATCATTCGCCTTATTATTGGCCTTATTACTTTATGTGCCATATTATTATACGCTTATACAAGATAACCGTAACTTCTTTTCCAATTATCGTCAAATTGGCGTTATAAATAACTGTACAATTATGAAAAGTTTGAATGACAAACTAAGGCAAAAAGAAGATTACTTATCTATTTTTACAGATAAAAATATTCACTGCGAATCGGAAAAGAGAGTTTATATAGCAATAGATACTCGTGGCACAAAAGTATTCATGCATATCTGTGATAAAAATACAAATAATACGGCCTCATGCTATTCCACTTTTTTCATCGAGCGTTAA
- a CDS encoding helix-turn-helix transcriptional regulator, translating to MNRTLGYIYQESDCYVWFVNGDAANINMHAKKIHLERKKGKSIFMVTLTDRKENYSPIINHLSDLVVCKRTSYSFLREAIKFMLQAPPKITEDYFLGDIWGNVLKGTQKEYEVLDLLFKGYSQSQISKTLNLSVKTISGYKMKAVRRHGLRTFSELCIQKFKDSISTYNT from the coding sequence ATGAACAGAACGCTGGGTTACATATATCAAGAAAGTGACTGCTACGTCTGGTTTGTTAACGGTGATGCCGCAAATATAAACATGCATGCCAAGAAAATTCATCTGGAAAGGAAAAAAGGTAAAAGTATTTTTATGGTGACGCTGACAGACAGAAAGGAAAATTACTCTCCAATTATTAATCATCTATCCGACCTGGTAGTATGCAAAAGAACATCCTACTCTTTTTTAAGGGAAGCGATAAAGTTTATGTTGCAAGCACCTCCGAAGATTACAGAAGATTATTTTTTAGGAGATATCTGGGGCAATGTTTTAAAAGGGACTCAAAAGGAGTATGAGGTACTCGATCTGTTGTTTAAAGGGTACTCGCAAAGCCAAATATCAAAAACATTGAACTTATCCGTGAAGACGATAAGTGGATATAAAATGAAGGCAGTCAGGCGACATGGTCTGCGAACATTTAGCGAGCTGTGTATCCAAAAGTTTAAGGATAGTATCAGCACCTACAATACCTGA
- a CDS encoding fimbrial protein encodes MKIILKIFVTILLIPFSYSVKAITATTPQIILSPAPIMVTQNADASSFGQQIGPTTTASIDNVFSCSNWLYPCKSASVKLDSGIQPSGVTLTVNGVVYGVYETGVPGIGFTIGVKDTKASQYIPLTDKESQTWSGAVGQIGFDVQINFVKISGRLETGVITTPEITAAVMTGHESVSGVAATSKIIISPTTISTIANGCEVDQSLVSFPLGEVSENVFKGVGSHSEGISSSITLNCDANITLAMVITDQSDTSNTSNIVGLTSDSDAKGIGVQFFVNSEEPFHLGPDSSLKGTTGQVQLVTTQDKGNVVVPITAKYVQTGNITVGSANAIASITFSYQ; translated from the coding sequence ATGAAGATAATATTAAAAATATTTGTAACGATTTTACTTATTCCGTTCAGCTATTCGGTAAAGGCGATTACCGCCACTACACCCCAGATAATACTTTCCCCAGCGCCCATTATGGTTACCCAGAATGCCGATGCCTCCTCCTTTGGGCAGCAGATTGGGCCGACAACGACCGCCAGCATTGACAATGTATTTAGCTGCTCTAACTGGCTTTACCCATGTAAATCTGCGTCCGTAAAGCTGGACAGCGGCATTCAACCTTCTGGCGTGACGCTAACGGTAAATGGCGTGGTTTACGGTGTTTATGAAACAGGAGTACCCGGCATTGGTTTTACTATTGGCGTAAAGGACACCAAAGCATCTCAGTATATTCCCCTTACAGATAAAGAAAGCCAAACCTGGAGTGGGGCAGTTGGTCAGATAGGGTTTGATGTACAGATCAATTTCGTCAAAATCAGCGGACGCCTCGAAACCGGAGTAATCACGACGCCGGAAATTACCGCTGCAGTCATGACAGGCCACGAATCAGTTTCCGGCGTGGCTGCTACATCAAAAATAATCATTAGCCCCACTACGATTTCAACGATTGCCAATGGGTGTGAGGTAGACCAGTCTTTAGTAAGCTTTCCTCTGGGAGAGGTCAGTGAGAATGTATTTAAAGGCGTCGGCAGCCATTCTGAAGGTATCTCATCCTCGATTACGTTGAACTGCGATGCTAATATAACTTTAGCCATGGTTATTACCGATCAATCCGATACTTCTAATACCAGTAATATTGTAGGATTGACTTCCGACTCTGACGCCAAAGGGATTGGTGTACAATTTTTTGTCAACAGTGAAGAACCTTTTCATTTAGGACCAGATAGCTCATTAAAAGGCACGACAGGCCAGGTTCAGCTTGTTACAACCCAGGATAAGGGAAATGTGGTGGTTCCTATAACGGCAAAATATGTACAAACGGGTAATATCACGGTTGGCAGCGCTAACGCAATTGCCAGTATTACATTCTCCTATCAATAG
- a CDS encoding fimbrial protein, translating to MKITISSSVFFLAFWMQNALGYDVLLNVTGHITASGCILDSESEIIDIDMKDINITQLAQSSNRVPVIPFTIRLKDCAASVSGAVVTFSGVPDNTNSDFLALAGGGASGVAIKLMDKDKTIVPINSTSKNYLLTDGNTMALQFYAQYIATGSLLSAGDANSTATYTVTFP from the coding sequence ATGAAAATCACAATATCATCATCTGTTTTTTTTCTGGCATTCTGGATGCAAAACGCATTGGGATATGACGTTCTGCTTAATGTTACAGGCCACATTACCGCAAGCGGTTGTATTCTGGACAGCGAGTCTGAAATCATAGACATCGATATGAAAGATATCAATATCACGCAATTAGCGCAGTCCAGCAACCGTGTTCCAGTGATCCCATTCACTATCAGACTGAAGGACTGCGCGGCTTCTGTTAGCGGCGCCGTAGTGACCTTTTCCGGAGTCCCGGATAATACAAACAGTGATTTTTTAGCGCTTGCAGGAGGTGGTGCCAGTGGGGTGGCAATAAAACTTATGGATAAAGATAAAACGATCGTTCCGATAAACAGCACTTCTAAAAACTATTTACTCACAGACGGAAATACGATGGCATTACAATTCTATGCACAATACATCGCCACGGGTTCTCTCCTCAGTGCAGGAGATGCAAATAGTACGGCTACATATACAGTGACCTTTCCATGA
- a CDS encoding fimbria/pilus outer membrane usher protein has protein sequence MLSTGIVLFFFLTTDKSQAAGYKFNPAFISDNTNIIADLSSFELGLEVQPGYYKVDIFVNNKYLKTDTLLFQVKNKENRSILSPCMSLAALSELGMNPVVLHKNKSNLSTECVDFSLWPEVTVVFDQQMMKVTFSIPQVLLNNKARGAIDPEQWESGITTAMLNYTFSGSDYHYRRSANSRQRNYFLGLNGGINWGAWRFRNQQNWIYNTQNGGEWSHINSYLQRDIRFLRSQITLGETNTSFNIFDSVGLRGIQLESKDSMLPDSLQGFAPTVRGIAKSNAKVTIRQNNNVIYQTFVAPGAFAIEDLYPTSASGDLNVEVAEENGQSTNYTVPYSSVPNLVREGHVKYALSAGHYRSGLKNEQNTPFYTQASLFWGTPWGLTLYGGMQLSERYTSTALGIARNMGAWGAVSLDMTHAESELSNNKKYRGNSLLFRYAKSVTDFGTNLNFAAYRYSTDGFYSLSDTTYKRMSGETVEYNTDANGNPVVNTTNSYNLRYAKKAMSQILLSQNLHGYGSAYFSFNHQNYWRSEKKATNMQIGYSGNIGNLSYTLSYAQNKKPWNAEKDKLVNLAVSLPISSLLTSAYTNTARINTSIMSSDKGDYNEIIGLSGNALDYNKLSYNIYQYRQRHSTDGGNIALNYKGRYGITDLGYSYSRESQFMKYGFTGAMALHEDGLTLGQQLGNTNILVKAEGASDAELVNGTGIQTDGRGYAIIPYATAYRENRVQLREETLDPDVELDEAVKTVIPSEGALVRATFIARVGKKVMFRIVKDDRQSLPFGTIVSADESDGNISNGIIDDSGIVYISGLPDVGRLTARWGKKHEQVCTAEYDIRTVKSNNVTGIYSTSVRCK, from the coding sequence ATTTTATCCACTGGGATAGTCTTATTTTTCTTTTTAACCACTGATAAAAGTCAAGCGGCAGGGTATAAATTCAATCCTGCATTCATCAGTGACAACACCAATATCATTGCTGATTTGTCATCATTTGAACTGGGGCTTGAAGTACAACCTGGATATTACAAAGTTGATATTTTCGTCAATAACAAATACCTCAAAACAGATACTTTACTGTTTCAGGTAAAAAATAAAGAAAATAGATCAATTCTGTCACCATGTATGTCTCTTGCTGCGCTGAGTGAACTGGGAATGAACCCAGTCGTATTGCATAAAAATAAATCAAACCTCAGCACAGAATGCGTGGATTTTAGCCTGTGGCCGGAAGTCACAGTGGTATTTGATCAACAAATGATGAAAGTAACCTTCTCCATTCCGCAGGTTTTGTTAAATAATAAAGCGAGAGGGGCAATTGATCCTGAGCAATGGGAAAGTGGAATCACCACAGCAATGCTGAATTACACCTTTAGTGGCAGCGATTATCACTACCGCAGAAGCGCTAATTCCAGACAACGCAACTACTTTCTTGGTCTTAACGGGGGAATCAACTGGGGAGCATGGCGTTTCAGAAACCAACAAAACTGGATCTATAATACGCAAAACGGTGGCGAATGGAGCCATATCAACAGTTACTTACAACGTGATATTCGCTTCCTGAGAAGCCAGATAACACTGGGCGAAACGAATACCTCTTTCAATATATTCGACTCTGTCGGACTACGTGGCATTCAGCTTGAGTCAAAAGATTCCATGCTCCCCGACAGTCTGCAGGGATTCGCACCGACAGTACGGGGGATTGCTAAAAGCAATGCTAAGGTGACAATTCGCCAGAACAATAACGTTATTTATCAGACATTTGTTGCACCTGGCGCTTTTGCTATTGAAGACTTATACCCAACGTCAGCAAGTGGCGATTTAAACGTTGAGGTCGCAGAAGAGAACGGTCAGTCGACAAATTATACTGTACCCTACTCCAGTGTGCCCAACCTGGTCAGAGAAGGACATGTGAAATATGCTCTCAGTGCAGGCCATTATCGCTCTGGTTTAAAAAACGAACAAAACACGCCATTTTATACGCAAGCCTCTTTATTCTGGGGTACGCCCTGGGGTTTGACGCTTTATGGCGGCATGCAATTATCAGAGCGATATACGTCTACTGCGCTTGGAATCGCCAGGAACATGGGTGCCTGGGGCGCTGTTTCTCTGGATATGACCCATGCTGAAAGTGAGTTGTCGAATAATAAAAAGTATCGCGGCAATTCACTGCTATTTCGCTATGCAAAGTCAGTTACAGACTTCGGGACAAACTTAAATTTTGCCGCTTACCGCTACTCTACCGATGGCTTCTACTCGTTAAGTGATACTACGTATAAAAGGATGAGTGGCGAAACTGTAGAATATAACACTGATGCGAATGGCAATCCGGTGGTGAATACTACGAATAGCTATAATCTACGCTATGCCAAAAAAGCCATGTCTCAAATCCTGCTATCACAAAATTTACACGGATATGGCTCCGCCTATTTTTCGTTTAATCATCAGAATTACTGGCGCTCGGAGAAAAAGGCCACCAATATGCAGATCGGATACTCTGGAAATATTGGTAATCTTTCATATACATTATCCTATGCCCAGAACAAAAAACCCTGGAATGCGGAAAAAGATAAACTCGTAAACCTTGCGGTTTCTTTACCCATCTCAAGTTTATTGACGAGCGCCTATACAAACACGGCAAGAATAAACACCTCGATAATGAGTTCTGATAAGGGCGATTATAATGAAATTATCGGCCTTAGCGGCAATGCTCTGGATTATAATAAACTCAGTTATAATATCTATCAGTACCGCCAGCGCCATTCCACAGATGGCGGAAATATCGCCTTAAATTACAAAGGTCGCTATGGTATTACCGATCTTGGCTATAGCTACTCCAGAGAAAGTCAGTTTATGAAATATGGCTTTACCGGTGCAATGGCACTTCACGAGGATGGCCTGACCCTGGGACAACAGTTGGGAAACACTAACATTCTGGTTAAAGCCGAGGGTGCATCAGATGCTGAACTTGTGAACGGCACCGGTATCCAAACTGACGGACGCGGGTATGCGATTATTCCTTACGCTACCGCATATCGTGAGAATCGGGTTCAGCTGCGAGAAGAAACATTAGACCCAGACGTTGAGCTGGATGAAGCGGTTAAAACCGTCATCCCTTCCGAGGGAGCCCTGGTGCGCGCTACGTTTATAGCTCGGGTAGGGAAGAAAGTCATGTTCAGGATTGTGAAGGACGATCGCCAGTCTTTACCGTTTGGAACCATCGTGAGTGCAGACGAGAGTGACGGCAATATAAGCAACGGCATTATTGATGATTCTGGCATTGTTTATATTAGCGGGCTGCCAGACGTAGGCCGATTAACTGCCAGATGGGGGAAGAAGCATGAACAAGTCTGTACTGCGGAATATGATATCAGGACAGTAAAAAGTAATAACGTAACAGGTATTTATTCTACGTCGGTAAGGTGTAAGTAA
- a CDS encoding fimbria/pilus periplasmic chaperone produces the protein MKRFFSLLVITASLLLLATSSSFAGGVGLGVTRLVYPSEARQVSLSVRNTNENMAFLIQPWAEDSHGNKTSDFIITPPLSVLKPKSEKMLRVIYAGPVLPTDKESVFWLTVKAVPPLNEDKRGNVLQLASANRIKVFYRPQTLTTRVQDAPAMLSVKKNVREIELTNPSPYFLTLVNLSVNGRHLNPLMVPPKDSVKIKNDSASSGEITFQTINDYGAQTKAITLHF, from the coding sequence TTGAAAAGGTTTTTTTCACTGCTAGTTATAACTGCGTCTTTGCTCTTACTCGCCACCAGCTCTTCATTTGCCGGCGGCGTCGGGCTTGGCGTAACCCGTCTTGTTTATCCTTCAGAGGCCAGGCAAGTCTCTCTTTCCGTAAGAAACACAAATGAGAATATGGCGTTTCTTATTCAACCCTGGGCTGAAGATAGTCATGGCAACAAGACAAGTGATTTTATCATCACACCACCGCTCTCGGTGCTTAAGCCCAAAAGCGAAAAAATGCTGCGCGTAATTTATGCAGGTCCTGTGTTGCCTACAGATAAAGAGAGTGTCTTTTGGTTGACGGTAAAAGCGGTCCCACCCTTAAATGAAGATAAAAGGGGAAATGTTCTACAACTGGCATCGGCAAACAGAATTAAGGTCTTTTATCGTCCGCAGACGCTAACGACAAGAGTGCAGGATGCGCCTGCTATGTTAAGTGTTAAAAAAAATGTAAGGGAAATAGAATTAACCAATCCTTCACCTTATTTTTTAACGTTGGTGAATTTATCGGTGAATGGCCGACATTTAAATCCATTGATGGTTCCGCCTAAAGACAGCGTAAAGATTAAAAACGACTCAGCCAGCAGTGGAGAGATAACATTTCAGACAATTAATGACTACGGCGCACAAACTAAAGCGATAACGCTACATTTCTAA
- a CDS encoding fimbrial protein, with protein sequence MVKKSILHTLIASSALTFAITTAYALPVTGGTINFTGKVVDASCTVSAGSSTQTITMEPVSTTRLKVVGDTANPTDVPIVLEECNTNTSNTVQVLFSGNSVSGDSTVLSLTDNGNSAKQVGIKLYDSENNEIKLDEMTSPFSLTTGETTLNFTAKYYALGQAEAGDVNATATFTMIYP encoded by the coding sequence ATGGTAAAAAAAAGCATTCTTCATACATTAATCGCCTCCTCTGCTTTAACCTTTGCAATAACCACTGCATATGCGCTTCCTGTCACCGGTGGCACAATTAATTTTACGGGCAAAGTTGTCGATGCCAGTTGTACCGTCTCAGCTGGCAGCAGCACCCAGACAATTACTATGGAACCGGTAAGCACAACCCGACTGAAAGTCGTCGGTGATACGGCCAATCCTACGGATGTGCCAATCGTCCTTGAAGAATGTAACACTAATACATCAAACACGGTACAGGTTCTTTTCTCAGGCAACAGCGTTTCCGGTGACTCGACGGTATTATCTTTAACTGATAATGGAAACTCAGCAAAACAGGTTGGGATCAAATTATATGATAGCGAGAACAATGAAATTAAGCTTGATGAAATGACCAGTCCATTCAGCTTAACAACTGGAGAAACAACTCTAAACTTCACTGCAAAATATTATGCTTTAGGTCAGGCAGAGGCTGGCGATGTAAATGCGACGGCAACTTTTACCATGATTTATCCTTAA
- a CDS encoding DUF1090 domain-containing protein, which yields MLFFKGNTGLFFAAIPLLMCFPQNVTAGDLTGCSAKKQNIQTQISYAKAHHNTHRLYGLERALRRVEDHCTDESLRKDRQQKIREKQHKVSERKFELKDAEQTGDPKKIAKKRKKLEQAQEELTEVQAALSR from the coding sequence ATGCTATTTTTTAAAGGAAATACAGGTCTATTCTTTGCTGCTATACCTTTGCTAATGTGTTTTCCCCAAAACGTGACTGCAGGAGACCTGACTGGCTGTAGCGCCAAGAAACAGAACATTCAAACGCAGATTAGCTATGCAAAAGCGCATCACAACACCCATCGGCTTTACGGATTAGAGAGAGCACTCAGGAGAGTCGAAGATCATTGTACTGATGAATCCTTGCGAAAAGATCGTCAACAGAAAATCAGAGAAAAGCAGCATAAAGTCAGTGAACGAAAGTTTGAACTGAAAGACGCAGAGCAAACCGGGGATCCGAAGAAAATCGCCAAAAAACGAAAAAAACTTGAACAAGCGCAAGAAGAACTCACTGAGGTTCAGGCAGCGTTGTCGAGGTAA
- a CDS encoding serine O-acetyltransferase gives MTSYNELKECIRLEVIGHDKSFSWRKALLRTRRNQKKHFLFWWRIASWLYGQNSQFKKRIARRIENRLKYRHSVDISLSCKIGKGLNIAHLNGIVITDNCVIGDFADLKQGITIGLRTDSADAMILIGDHVDIGCNSSILGGKVTIGNNVTIGAHSLVLQNIPSDTVYKNKITPVYTSKLPQPEYQEKQPFVTSNAIKVSPRAAETVL, from the coding sequence ATGACTTCGTACAATGAACTGAAAGAATGTATCCGCCTTGAAGTCATTGGCCATGACAAATCCTTTTCATGGCGTAAAGCGTTACTTCGTACCCGACGCAACCAGAAGAAGCACTTCCTGTTCTGGTGGCGTATTGCTTCATGGCTCTATGGCCAGAATAGTCAGTTCAAAAAGCGCATTGCCCGCAGGATTGAAAACCGCCTCAAGTACCGGCACAGCGTTGATATTTCTCTGTCATGCAAAATCGGCAAGGGTTTAAACATTGCTCATCTGAACGGTATTGTCATTACTGACAATTGCGTGATTGGTGATTTCGCCGACCTGAAGCAAGGCATCACCATAGGGTTACGCACCGACAGTGCCGACGCGATGATACTCATTGGTGATCATGTTGATATTGGCTGTAACTCGTCCATTCTGGGCGGCAAGGTTACGATCGGAAACAATGTCACCATTGGAGCGCATTCACTGGTGCTTCAGAACATCCCCAGCGACACCGTTTATAAAAATAAGATCACGCCAGTGTATACATCCAAACTACCGCAGCCGGAATATCAGGAAAAGCAGCCATTTGTCACAAGTAATGCGATAAAAGTATCGCCTCGTGCCGCAGAAACAGTGCTGTAA
- the mug gene encoding G/U mismatch-specific DNA glycosylase has translation MVKDILAPGLRVVFCGINPGLSSAGTGFPFAHPANRFWKVIHQAGFTDRQLKPKEAEHLLDFRCGVTKLVDRPTVQANEVSRKELHDGGRQLIAKIEDYQPHALAILGKQAFEQGFSQRGVEWGKQSITIGATQVWVLPNTSGLSRITLDKLVEAFRELDEALIVRGM, from the coding sequence ATGGTAAAAGATATTTTAGCGCCGGGGCTGCGGGTCGTGTTCTGCGGCATCAATCCGGGGCTCTCTTCTGCCGGGACGGGGTTTCCGTTTGCGCATCCGGCAAACCGTTTCTGGAAAGTGATTCATCAGGCCGGTTTTACCGATCGCCAACTCAAACCGAAAGAAGCAGAACACTTGCTGGATTTTCGCTGTGGTGTGACCAAACTGGTCGACAGACCGACGGTGCAGGCTAATGAGGTTTCGCGTAAAGAACTGCATGATGGTGGGCGTCAACTGATTGCCAAAATTGAAGATTATCAACCGCATGCCCTGGCGATATTAGGTAAGCAGGCGTTTGAACAAGGCTTCAGCCAGCGCGGCGTAGAGTGGGGAAAGCAGAGCATAACGATTGGCGCAACGCAGGTGTGGGTGTTGCCGAATACCAGCGGACTGAGCCGTATTACCCTGGATAAACTGGTGGAAGCCTTCAGGGAACTGGATGAGGCGCTGATCGTGCGCGGAATGTAA